In a genomic window of Microtus ochrogaster isolate Prairie Vole_2 unplaced genomic scaffold, MicOch1.0 UNK131, whole genome shotgun sequence:
- the CUNHXorf58 gene encoding putative uncharacterized protein CXorf58 homolog isoform X1, producing MMAQVVNPYMKTFPNKNIKIQNLQNLRIPRVQQVPPSVENPGMKCINCGAFGHTLKSGMCPMKTWDGALVPLPLGFRKEKASQNPRKPKNPWGPDPRNETERERKDRERQEKQREALLLKYPKKPPKRRSRCWKDLAPFGNHLRRPSRPTLIHIRRRSSAKSTQTNLPSVKKSDEEDVCDTALSTEDTNILPLKEEKCQALEVPNMPHTAFGHRGENPAFSENPADQSTKDCFHRVPQAASKVQEMGHMLNTQSLAQCSDEDKHPCVYSTAHPDSQHAELSLEATHGGNLQFPSQIIQNPQEKWQINLSQKQQKPMLEAFHDVPCSSASQIDPKGLPQVTSVGQQPPPSGAFLNFSHSFTESCYTKSNHVPVEPVRMIFTRLRSGYWSSKILEASSSHPSEKKMSPDRSSPSLKHSEGSYVPLGPTKQLYKYPSSLSFEERK from the coding sequence ATGATGGCTCAAGTGGTAAACCCTTACATGAAAACTTTTCctaacaaaaacattaaaattcaaaatttacaGAATCTGAGAATCCCAAGGGTACAGCAAGTCCCCCCATCAGTAGAGAATCCCGGGATGAAATGCATTAACTGTGGGGCCTTTGGACACACTTTAAAAAGCGGGATGTGCCCTATGAAGACTTGGGATGGTGCCTTGGTCCCACTGCCCTTGGGCTTTAGGAAGGAAAAGGCGAGCCAGAACCCACGAAAGCCAAAGAATCCTTGGGGTCCTGACCCAAggaatgagacagagagagaaagaaaagacagagaaagacaagagaagcaAAGGGAGGCGCTCCTGCTTAAATATCCCAAGAAGCCCCCAAAGAGGAGGTCGCGGTGCTGGAAAGATTTGGCACCTTTTGGTAACCATCTGCGGCGTCCAAGCAGACCAACACTTATCCATATAAGGAGGAGATCATCCGCGAAGTCCACTCAAACTAATCTGCCATCAGTCAAGAAATCTGATGAGGAAGATGTGTGTGATACAGCACTTTCCACAGAAGACACTAATATCTTACCTCTTAAGGAAGAGAAATGTCAGGCCTTGGAGGTCCCTAACATGCCACACACAGCATTTGGGCACCGTGGTGAGAACCCAGCTTTCAGTGAGAATCCAGCAGACCAAAGCACAAAGGATTGCTTCCATCGAGTTCCCCAGGCTGCTTCCAAAGTGCAGGAGATGGGCCACATGCTGAACACCCAGTCACTAGCCCAGTGTTCCGATGAAGATAAACACCCCTGTGTGTACTCCACTGCACATCCAGATAGCCAGCACGCTGAACTCAGCCTCGAGGCAACCCATGGGGGAAATCTCCAGTTCCCCAGCCAGATTATCCAAAATCCTCAGGAGAAATGGCAAATAAACTTATCTCAGAAACAGCAGAAGCCTATGTTGGAGGCTTTTCATGATGTGCCATGTTCTAGTGCCAGTCAAATTGACCCAAAAGGGTTACCTCAAGTGACCAGTGTTGGACAACAGCCTCCACCCAGCGGAGCTTTCCTGAATTTCTCCCACTCTTTCACTGAGTCCTGTTATACAAAGTCCAACCACGTTCCGGTCGAACCTGTCCGAATGATCTTCACTAGATTGAGAAGCGGCTACTGGAGCTCCAAGATCTTGGAAGCTTCCTCATCCCatccttctgaaaagaaaatgtctccgGATAGGAGCTCGCCTTCCCTGAAGCACTCTGAAGGATCGTACGTACCCCTGGGTCCCACTAAGCAGCTTTATAAATACCCTTCCAGCCTCTCCTTTGAGGAGAGGAAATGA